TAGACGTGGAGGCAGGATGAGACTTTACCTCCCACGTTCATGCCTGTAGGGCAAGCACAAGATTCATGCATTGCCCCTGCGCTTTTCAAATTGGGGATAGCCCCCCTGCCtctaaaaaataaacaaccaaaacacacacaagtGTGACTCATTTTCAGCTATATAATCATCTGAGCAATCCTGAGGGTGAGGTCTATCCTGGAGAAGATTGATATCTCAGAAAACACCTAGCACGAGTTATCTTTTCCTggctgaaagggagagagagaatataTTTCATTAAATCAATTGATAACACTAAAAAAAGCATACTACCTTTCAGGCATATAAGCTATTTCTTTCAGGTCTGTCTCCTGGGAGCTACTACAAGGTCTCCTATCAGATCATAAATCTCACATGCCAAAGGGTTTCACATTGCCAAAACATTCCTATTTCTTGTTTCCAATTTCGTTTTCTCTACCTCCTAtacattttattcttccttcattcttttatttcctgtcatgcattttccttatattttcagaaacaaaatctaGACAATGGTACATTTAAATTAAGGTAAGATTCTACTTCTTATGTGTTTCAATCAATGTATCTGAGGCATTCACATTCCCCGATGGTTTGTACTCCGTAAGTGATTTCTCATTAAATACTTCAAGTGACAAAAGTGCCTCAGAGAGAACTGGTCCAAAAAGTTGGAGCCTGCCCTAGTAAAATATCCCGTATTTTGAACAACCCTAACCAACACAATCTGTCTTTTTGCAAAAGTCTGCAATATGTGTATGTAATCTGGAGCACTACTATTACAGAGTTCTGATTTTCCTCAATAAACAGGCAGTTACGGTGTGGCAGTTACATTCTACGGCAATACCTGCACATGGATTTCTTGCCTTataaacttttgcatttttatctGGACAGTCTTATTCCCTGCCATAAGCATTTGAATATCCTGCAGCCAACAGAGAGAACTGGGGGGAAATAATGGATATAGCACTATGTTTTTATGCTCCTTCGTTTAGTATCAAAGAATGGGTATGATCTTGGCCAGGATCTGAGAACAAGtgaaacttttccaaaaataatCTAGCCAAGAGTTTATTTGCACAGTACAAATTCTAACAGGGTTTTCATGAGTTCACTCCAGTTTTATAGTTACAAATGTGACATAGATCTTGATAAAATACACGGCTTCATTTATATAGAATATTAGAGCTGGCATTTGCAGATTGTCAAAGTGTTCAGAAGAAAATAGGGGATGCACTGGTGAACGTATGCTTTTGTGCATTAGGAGGAGAGGCACAGTATGCAAACGAACAGAAGACTCCTCCAGAATTTAGAGAATTTCTAAACCttaagctttctttttcatttcttaagaTATTTAATTGCAATTGTCTTGTAAAATCCCCCATGTTTCACTAATACTAAGAATTCTTATTCAAActtccaaattttcatttttattctgtaaaaatcatattttattttccaactaTGTTGCTGATCTTCtcccatttcttcttccctttatttCTGGATTGTTCCTCCCGAGACCAGAAGAACAGAATGAGGAAAGACTCTTTGGCTGCTCGTTCTGTATCTGCTTGGCAGATCCAGTGCTCTTAACCCTCTAAGTTGTCAAGACACTACATTTTAGCAATATTAAATTTACTTGTACAGGAAAACTAATTAGCTAGTTACAATCTACTGAACACCACTGAAGACCACCAGTTCAAATCTTATCTACAGATCCAGTCACGTCTTCTGTGATTTAATACCTTTATTGCATCTTCAAAATCGAGCCCCATGTCTGAATACTAGGGTGCTATGAAGTGcaattttctcttctcctggaTAACTGCCTACCTTTTCTAGtactaccaaaaaaaccccacaaaaaaaccaacccaccCTACCCTCTCTTCGGGAGAAGCCTGCTCTCAGTTATAGTGAAATGTCCTGAGGAATTACACTACTGCAACAGCAGAAAcctgcctcctccaccaaaaGGACTTGTAGACGCAGTTCACCTTGTCATTTTCAAGGCATCTCTAACACACCACAAGCAGCAACGCGTTTGGTACATAAAAGAATTCTGAACAGCTAAATCAATCATTTAGGGACTTATTTTTACAGTTCAATATTTTCGACACTCGTCTGAGACAATTATATTGTAGCATTTGGTGTTTGCTAGGGTTTGGGTCCCCTGCCACCCCACAGCTATCATTCACTCAGTTGGTatatatttcttcctcttcaatGAGTGTAAAGCTCTGACTGTGAAAGTATCTGTTGGCCTGCCTATGACAGCTTGTGTACATTTATCTTCGCTACTTTCACTTACTATCACTGCAACTTCTTTTGTGAAGTTACCTTTATTTTAGCTTGGTTTTCTGTGTTTCTACATAGTGACTAACAAGCACACGGCAATCCTCAAAGTGCTGTTTTTGAACACCTGATATCTTCTCTAAAGTTAGCATGGTGATGAAAGTTATATTTTTACATTGGTGCAGCAGGCAATTAATACTACACCTCATTATTTTTAGGTAGTATTTGGATTTTCACTCTCATGCTACCTCTATAAGTCCCACATGTCagtattatttcttttataattagAGTAGCCCCTTAAACATTATGCAAAAGGCGAAGTGCTTGAATGCCTCTTGCTAACATGGAGATAAATCACTGCCTATGACTATACCATATAAAAGCCCTGGACTGATGGTAGAATATATGGCCCCTGAAAAACACAGATAACCAGTAAATCACAAAAGCATTGTTAACTTGgcataaaagaaagcaaagagagtcTGAGAGCACAATGAAGGCTGGAGACACAGACTTCCAAGCAAGAAATCTGAAGTGATTCAGAAAGTGAGACTTgatattcattttcttctatgTAAGTATAAGATAATAAGTAGGATTATGTAAAATAAACAGTAAGCTCACTGACTGATTTCCTCTTGGCAGAAATAACTGAAAGACTTTAACTTGGACAGAACACAATAGAAAATTTTGTTGTAATAATGGAATAAAAACCATCAGACCTAATCCCATGAAACTAACCAGATGAAACCTCTTCCTGAAACAGTGAATGAAATaagttgtaaatattttattttgcctgtaCTACAGAAACAGTTTTCCTCAGTGCTAGAAGTGATGCTGCTTCTAGTAATATAAGCAAGATGAGGGGATAGCTACTGATAAAGGGATTATACACCATCTGTGCAGGTGACACAATAGCATATGCAGTAATGAGTCGACCACATAAGAACTGTAAAGAGAAATCCTACAAAAGCAGAGCTAAAAAGTCATTTTACTGTCAAAACAAGATGGAGGGAAACTACGCAACAAAAACTGTAAAATCAGAAGGCCCTGTGGTACCACACTGATCTGTGTTCATGTGAGAACGTTTCTTTCATTTATCCTCTAGGCAGATAGATTGTCCTGTAATAGCTAAACATCTTTATCACTTCAGAGACGGACACTAAGTTTTCAGTGACAGGCAGTCCTGATGTGTCACTGGTAAATTCCCATCTCAAATAATAAACTGATTATTTGCGAAACAGTATTAGTTCTGAAGGCCTACATTTTCCACAAGTCACACAACAAGCAAGAACAGTTTTGCAGCTTGGACACCTTAGGTCCTAGCAGCATCACATGACTGATTTTCTTACCATTAAACAATCTCTGTATAAACTGAGCTTTGTGTGAGCTGACCGCTGATCTTTGACTTTGGAGATCTAGACTGTCCATCCTTACTCACTATACACACACTCTGGCATGCTGTTCAGCAGCTTGACATCAACATACTAAGGAAGGCTGTCCCAGTTGCTAATTTCAAAGCACAAGTGCAGCTCCAAACTAAGCTGACCAATTTTAAAGGCTGCAGCATAAAGCTATAATGGTCAGGTCTTCAAGAGCCTTGCTTGCTTCACCTGAATCAGCAGGTGACTATGTCAAATTAAGCATCAAAGCCAGTTTGATGCAAATAGAAGTGAGATCAAACAGCTGCTCTCTAATAAGCATACCTCACACGTTTGACTTCCCAACGACACATCAAAGCTCCAGGAACATTTTAAGTCTTACACACAACCTTAGAACCCAGGCACACCTACAGGAAACGAAGGCTGCATAGCAGAAGCCTAAGAACAGGAGAGTCAGTCTTCACTGGCATACAGACCACCAGGTGCTTTCACAGAAAGATGAAAGCTGTGCATGTTCCCAACATCAGTGGATTAATCGCCTTTGTAGCTGTGATAGGTGCACCCTGCTTATGGAAAAGAGACACAAACTGCTAGAACAAATTCTTTTTGTTGAGCTGCTCCTTTTATGGTCTTCAACGACTGGGTAGGAACTGCTCGTCATCTGTTGATAATCTCCCCTCAGCTGATGAGGTAGACAAATCTCCAAAAGCCCCCAGTCCTGACAGAATGCTTTCTGATGTTAAAAGGGCTTTAATTAGTAACCCAAATCTAGGAAATTGTGTCTCAGGAGCCCAAAGTGGATCCATGTAAGAGCAAAGACAATTGCACTCCATGCAATAACCAGCACAGCACTTTTCTCTGTTATACTTGGGAAACAACTACCTTGAAAGATTCTCAATCATTCAAGAAGTCATCTGATTGACAAAGTGGTGCCAGAAAACTTAATTTCTGCCTGGCATAGCTTCACTGGTCTAAACATTTTATCAGGATGCAAGACTCCTCAAATACTTCAAAGACACTTGAAATTCTCCCTTGAAGTCTGTCAAATTAATATTTGTGAGGAAAAAGTTTTAGACTAAGACAGAGATCTGTTGTCATGTCGCTGCAACTTTTGAGATAACAGCtgcaggcagaaggcaaagagagggaaaaggaagtgCAACAAGAACCCAGTATCCTTACCAGTCATCAAAAGCATACATAGTTTATTTTATAACCATACCGGCCCAACACACGTTGCTTTGTTTCCTGTGAGCGGACACTTGGAGTACAAGTAAATAGGTAAACAAATCCACAAAATCAATTTGTTAGATAACCATTAAGCCTTGGATACAGGTGATCAACATTCAGTTTCACTCTCTACGTGATACCTGATAACCACTTTGTTCCTCACTGGGAAGGAAGATCTAAAAACAGGGGTAACAGCACTGCAGCACCTCATGGGGCCATTAGTGCCACCACTGCATAGTGCTGGCATACAGCATTACCAGGTAACCTCCGCAGCTTGGTGCCACACTGTTCCCACGCTAGAGGCCTACAGGCTGCCGTGCTTACCACATCTCATATAGCTGTGGCACAGCCTCTGCACCGCAGGACATAGCAGGAGAGGCGCTGGCAGGTTCCACCCTCGCTGCGAGCAGGTCAAGGCAGCAGTAACGGCTCCGCCACCATGGGCTGGGCCCACCACTTGCGCTGCCACTGCCCAAACACCTTGGTGGCCATCTGCCATCAACAGTGACAGGTGCCAGGGTGCCTGGCCAACAAAGGCCCAGCAACAGCACTAGGGCCACAGAGGCAATAGGGCCCAGAAGACCCTGAGGAGCTCAGAAGCACTCAGCAGGACCCCGGcctactgcctgcccacagcagggGTCTCCAGCCCCGAGGGACTGCCAGGCGACACTCACGAAAGCCAGAGGACTGCACACAACCAGCCAAGGGCTCAATGCTACACACAAAAGCATAAATCCCGCCCCTGCCTTATACCCGGGGGGGCGGGAACAGAAGGGTCACAACCAATAGACCGGCCTCCGTACACTGACAGACAGCAGTGGGAGCCTCACCAGCCAATGAAGGAGCTAACAGGCACGGAGGGTCCAATCGAAAAAGTTGCCGGACCCCAGAGAGCGCGCTAAAGACGGTGCGTTCTCCCTCCAATCAGAGGGTGCCTTCCCCCATAGCTTTCCTCAGATTGGTTAACAGATGTGAGGAGGGACTTACTGGGCGCCTCATTGCCCAATGGGAGGCAGAACTGCATGACAGGCGTTCAGGCCAGCCAATTATTACTGGCGCAGCCCCCTCTCCGCCTCTCTCTTCGCAAGATGGCGGCGACAGCTCCCACCGCAGCTTCGGTtcctcccgcggccgccccggcaccgagccccacggcggcggccgcccccccgcccgccggcgcccccccgcccgccgccccggcgccgcccgccgccccggcgccgccgccagccgcgcccTTGTCCGCCGCGCTCTCgggccccttccccggcggcCGCGTGGTGCGGCTGCACCCGGTCGTGCTCGCCTCCATCGTGGACAGCTTCGAGCGGCGCAACGAGGGCGCGGCGCGGGTCATCGGGACGCTGCTGGGTAAGAGCCgctcgccggccccggcgcggccctggcggccggcagcccccacgccggccggccgcggcgccgcgctaACCGCGCTGCCCTCCCCGCAGGGACCGTGGACAAGCACTCGGTGGAGGTCACCAACTGCTTCTCCGTCCCTCACAACGAGTCCGAGGATGAGgtacccggcggcggcggggcgggccgggcccggtgACTTCGGCGGGGTGCCCTTGCTCTTCCCTGAGCTCCCGCTGATGGCAAGCGTTGGGGGTTTTCCCTGTGCTGTCCCGTGCTAAAATTCAAGTATTCTTGTTAGAGCTGGCTGTGCTGTCACGTTTTTTAGGTGGCAGTCGATATGGAATTTGCCAAAAACATGTATGAGCTGCACAAGAAGGTGTCTCCTAGCGAGATCATCTTGGGCTGGTAAGTTCTCCTTGGGCAGGAACATGCAAGCAGTTGTGTAGGTCTGTTAAGCTGCTTGAAATGCATAGTTCTTGTCACAGGTTAAGACAGGAGCCCTGATGCCTGCAGTTACGTTCTGCAGCTCCGTTACACACAGGCAGTTGTAAAACTGCTGTAATTCTTAATAGGAGGAAACAGTTCGAGAGACTCGCAGTGTTTACTTTGGTTTAGATCTAGAAAAGGTATCGCAGAAGAGTGATGAGTTACAGAATGCTTGCACGGATTTGTTAGAAGAACTATTTAGTGACCTGTAATACAACCTGTGCCATGGAAGATAACTGGttagaaagaagagagaacacaAAAATAGTTTCAAGTACCTAAGACCTCAGGATGAGTCTGTGATTTCAGTTTGAGCATGGAAAAGTTCTCTGCTGAGAAAAGGTGGAAAATACTTGTGTTTGGGAGGCCAGGCTAGAATCAGGAGGGTGTTACAGGGACAGAATCCGTGTCTAGGCCTCTGGGTGTGTGGATGGAGCAGATAGTTTCACTAGTCTGTCCATGTCTTCTCTGATCCTGGAAAATAGCATAGCTCTGTTTCTACGGAGCAAAATTCTGCAAGCACAATGCTCAGTTTTCTCAACAATCTTTTAATGGCACGGTGAACCACAGATGTAATGACGGTTTTCCTATGCATACAGGACGCTAATTGCAGACCAGATAAAGGATCTAGATTAACAAGTCCTGTCTCCAGCACTGAGATGTTTCATCTGTGGAAGATCTACTTGGTGGCTTATTGCTGGATTCAATTAGCATGCTTTGATTTACATTGAAATAAGGAGTTGGTCCAGAGCGTAGTGAGAGATGCTTGAATCTTGGGTGTTTGACAGCAGCTGTACTGACTCTGTGTGGCTGGTGCAAAAATGTTGGTCCTATGCATGTTGCAGGTATGCTTGTGCTCAGACTGTGATTCCTACAGTTCTGGAACCGCTAGTCATAAAGCTACAAATTATGTGGCTGAAACACTATTTGGTATGCCTCTGCAGCTCAGTGTTTGGAAATCAGTGTTTTAGGATACAAACTTGTTAAATATCCACAATAGCAAACATTGGGCACCTGAGTGTTGGAAGAACGGCTCCTTATGTTTGTGTTTTTGAAGGTATGCAACAGGTCATGACATCACCGAGCACTCGGTCCTGATCCACGAGTATTACAGCCGGGAAGCGCACAAtccaatccacctcactgtggACACAAGTCTCCAGAATGGACGCATGAGCATTAAAGCTTATGTCAGGTATTTTGGAAAGTTGCATTTTTGGGAAGGGTATATTTGGATTACTAAGAGGGACACCATCAGGATAACAAGAAGTACAATGGGCTACAGTGTCCCACTGAGACAATCACGTGCAGTAGTTAAAACAGAGTTGTGAGCCAGGGATCGTGTTTTTCTTCCCACTGGAATGTCTTGACCATCGTACGCAAGCTGAAAGACCTAACCTTTCATAAGCTGGTTCCTcattggaggaggagaagggaattcTCACTTAACTCATCTTAAGAGAGTTTTGAACGTCTTTGTGACATTTTACCGGATTTATATAGCTAGCATTAATGTCACTAACTTCCCTCCTATTGTCTGAATGGTAGACTTTATTCACTGAACTTTATTGCTGGGCAGTTTAGTTATACACGTCAGAGAATCAGTGTGATTAAAACATAATCAGCATCTTCTTGATCAGTCTTTCTGGCCCTCATCCTCTGCATTTTTATCCATTGGTAATGGAGGTTAAATACTGAGAAATGCAACTATTCCACCTCACTGTTCTTCCTGGTACTGACTGAACACCTCTCTTCTTTCCAGAATAGAgccctggcctttttttttttttttttttttttaaagccaaaatcATACTGCTTCCTGACTATGCATCTCCAAAAAAGAAGCTGTTCCATGACATCTTACATACTGAAAGCATAAATGAACTTCAGATAGAAATCACAGATCATAGAAATAACAAAGGTGTTAAGAGTGCTTTGTACTTGAGTTTTtgtcatctttatttttgttccttaAGGGATTTCTCAAAGACCGTGGAGTATTTCAGGATACTATTCTTGCTCTACAAGCAAGAAGCAACTAGACAGTACTTAGCTCTTCATGTGCTCACGCAGACAAACATCAGGCTAGTTAGGAATATTCTTGGATGAAAATGAGCAGTTAATAATATGCTTGTGTGCATTTCCTGTCCTCGGTTATCCAGGCTCTTAATACTGCTGATTTTGGTGAGAATGAGTAATCTACTCATGTTCACGCTTCAGTGTTAACAGAGATCATCAAGATGGAAATATATTATCTCCTTCCTGTAATATGTCCCTGCTGAAAACTTGGTggtgtttgttatttttttctagtgctCCAATGGGGGTCCCTGGTAAAACTATGGGCGTGATGTTCACACCTCTAACAGTGAAGTACGTTTACTATGATACAGAGCGGATAGGAGgtgaatgttttcttcttattaCGGTCCTAACCAGAAgttttggtgtttgttttctgGTGGGTTGGGGAGAGTGAAAGGATCTGCAGTTCTAGGTTTTATGGCTGAGGGCTACATATAAGGATTGCTGCATATTCATGCACGCAGATGTTCCTGCTTGTGCTGCACTGCCCAAAATAGCAAAGACCTTCTTTCTTCGTGCTGTTGTTAAAGATATTCATGCAGGGGTACTGTCACACAAGACGGTGAAGACTGATGAAGGTGGAGCAGTGTTCTGGGCAAATGGTGTTGCTGTCTTGAGCATGCAAAATGATTGTAGAACAGAGTCAGAATACAGTAGCATATCAGTCTAGGAAAGAGAAGTGATCAAGCTAATTATGAGATGTAAGCTAACAAGATAATGTTAGGAAATTAAAATGGTAAAACTAGAGAGATGGAGGCAGAGGCTGAGGACTCCCGTCACAGGGACGGTAGATATATCATATTTCAGAACGTTAttaactgttttttccccttggttcTAAGATGATGTTAGCCCTTAATTTGTTAATGTTTGGGGGTCACAGGTATTTCATCTGAGTTTGCACCACAGTTAATGGAGACAAATACAAATTAAGGCACTAATAACTTAAAACTGCATTTCTCTGAATGTTGCTCATAACTTCTGAGGTTGCTGTGAGAAAAAGGGATTGGATAGCTCTCTTTGTGCAGTAGTTTAAATCTGGCAGCaatgcaaaagaaatgcaaacttaAGGCTGGTGTTATACCTAGAGTTGCTACTGTGCTGCCTCTTAGAAGTAGACTAGATTTCTTATAAATCATGGCAGCATGTTTActctgtgtttatgtgtgtgtgtgtgtttttttttatttattactactactactacttttgGAGAGGACAAATTGCTTTGAGTTTTCTTCAGTGTTGCCCAAATTCATTTTGGGAGATGCTGATGACTCTAATAGAACATGAATTGCATAGTGTGATTTTATTGTCATTGTGCCATGAAGATAACAACATTTCTGCCTGGTGGACTTGGAGCAACAAGATCCAGCAGATCTGGCAAGGGAGAAACCTTCTGCTCTCCTGCATAATGTTTGTGGCACtgtggaaattctttttttttccttctttttttttttttaatcctggtaACGTTGCCATGCTACTGGGAATAGTGATTAGACTTGTTGAAGTTGATGTTATCCTCAAATCTCCAGAGAGCAGTTAAGGGCTTAAGCTGTTTTCTGTGGCAGTCAGTTCTATTCACTGATTCTACTTATGCTTTCAGTGGATCTTATCATGAAGACCTGTTTTAGCCCTAATCGAGTGATTGGCTTGTCCAGTGACTTGCAACAGGTGGGATCAGCCTCAGCCAGGATTCAGGATACCCTGGCCATGGTGCTGCAGTATGCAGAGGATGTACTGGTAAGGCCAACTTTTCATGAGCCAGCAGATAAGTTTGATGGaagcttgtgttttgtttttcttcttgtatgtTCTCTTTTTGTGCTACAGTTTTGAGTTTGTGCCATGAGTTTTGCTCATGGTGTAGTAGCTTttcggtgtttttttttttttcctcctgtacctAGTCTGGCAAAGTGGCTGCTGACAACACTGTCGGGCGATTCCTGATGGATCTTATTAATCAGGTGCCAAAGATTTCACCAGAGGACTTTGAGACAATGTTGAACAGCAATATCAATGtaagtttgttttatttctttcagtgtaTTGCCAGCAACTTTGAAAGTTTGTCTTACAGACACAAGTTTGTCAAAACAAACCATCTTTTCATACCAACACGTTAATAGCAAATATAGCCTTTTTTCTcgtttgatattttaaaagctgactGTGGATAAAGGAACTCACCGTAATAATCTTGCAAACAATTGAAAGTGAGAGAACAAGCCTTAAAGTACTTAAGAATTGGGCAAATAATCTGAAAGCCAATATTGATTCTTCTGTTAGAGTGTTTAGACAATATA
The sequence above is drawn from the Struthio camelus isolate bStrCam1 chromosome 7, bStrCam1.hap1, whole genome shotgun sequence genome and encodes:
- the EIF3F gene encoding eukaryotic translation initiation factor 3 subunit F gives rise to the protein MAATAPTAASVPPAAAPAPSPTAAAAPPPAGAPPPAAPAPPAAPAPPPAAPLSAALSGPFPGGRVVRLHPVVLASIVDSFERRNEGAARVIGTLLGTVDKHSVEVTNCFSVPHNESEDEVAVDMEFAKNMYELHKKVSPSEIILGWYATGHDITEHSVLIHEYYSREAHNPIHLTVDTSLQNGRMSIKAYVSAPMGVPGKTMGVMFTPLTVKYVYYDTERIGVDLIMKTCFSPNRVIGLSSDLQQVGSASARIQDTLAMVLQYAEDVLSGKVAADNTVGRFLMDLINQVPKISPEDFETMLNSNINDLLMVTYLANLTQSQIALNEKLLSL